From a region of the bacterium genome:
- the ligA gene encoding NAD-dependent DNA ligase LigA, with the protein MEELTRPPDTRAGLEALTRALLRHARLYFEQAEPEIPDAEYDRLLDLLARAEAEHPDWALPDSPTRRVGSGPGSVRGEVRHEPRLYSLANAYSEEEVAEFAERVRAALGADPAPPGAGGLFDRGPEERAPSWFCELKLDGASVSLLYEEGRLVLAATRGDGERGEEMTAQARRLANLPGRLALPRPPRRAIVRGEVVLEHAAFRALNERRAAAGERLFANPRNAAAGSLKLLDREELGARGLKIFLYEVALLDGSPLPESQAGLLDWLEEAGLPVFPHARRCADLSAVLEYCREWEARRPELPLDTDGVVIKLDDLAARARLGWTAKVPRWALARKFAATAVRTRLRAITWQVGRTGVLTPVAELEPVQVQGSTIARATLHNEDEIRRRGIRPGQLVWVEKGGDVIPKVTGPAEEATGLPEVAWPAGCPECGHELVREEGEAARRCPNPACPAVRQAAIEHFAGRGALDMDGLGERLIAELIRTGALRTAADLFHLRREQLLACERMAEKSAAKVLKAIDEARRRPPSRLLFALGVRGVGERAARVLLRHAGSLAKLARLPASELESLDGVGPRTAASLRAWFDLADNQELLQRLAEGGVDLERREEESAGQGRDNPFVGKTVVLTGSLAGLDRVAARERLEALGARVSSSVSPRTALVVAGAEAGSKLKKAMELGIPVMHEEEFMSVLRTLGETRAEKP; encoded by the coding sequence ATGGAGGAGCTGACGCGGCCCCCGGACACCAGGGCCGGGCTGGAGGCGCTGACCCGCGCCTTGTTGCGCCATGCCCGCCTGTACTTCGAGCAGGCTGAACCGGAGATTCCCGACGCCGAGTACGACCGCCTGCTGGACCTGCTGGCCAGGGCCGAGGCCGAGCACCCGGACTGGGCCCTGCCCGACTCCCCCACCCGCCGGGTGGGCTCCGGCCCCGGATCCGTCCGCGGCGAGGTGCGGCATGAACCGCGCCTTTACAGTCTGGCCAACGCTTACAGCGAAGAGGAGGTGGCCGAGTTCGCGGAGCGGGTGCGCGCCGCCCTGGGAGCGGATCCAGCGCCGCCCGGGGCGGGCGGCCTCTTCGACCGGGGGCCGGAGGAAAGGGCACCCTCCTGGTTCTGTGAACTCAAGCTGGACGGCGCCAGTGTCTCCCTGCTCTACGAGGAGGGCCGCCTCGTGCTGGCCGCCACGCGGGGCGACGGCGAGCGCGGGGAGGAGATGACGGCCCAGGCCCGCCGCCTGGCCAACCTGCCCGGACGTCTGGCGCTGCCCCGGCCACCCCGCCGGGCGATCGTGCGCGGCGAGGTCGTGCTGGAGCATGCCGCCTTCCGGGCCTTGAACGAGCGGCGGGCGGCGGCGGGGGAGCGCCTCTTCGCCAACCCGCGCAACGCCGCCGCCGGCTCCCTCAAGCTGTTGGACCGGGAGGAGCTGGGCGCCCGCGGCCTCAAGATCTTCCTCTACGAGGTGGCCCTGCTCGATGGGAGTCCCTTGCCGGAGTCGCAGGCCGGCCTGCTGGACTGGCTGGAGGAGGCGGGGCTGCCCGTCTTCCCCCACGCCCGCCGCTGTGCGGACCTGTCCGCCGTGCTGGAGTACTGCCGGGAATGGGAGGCGCGCCGTCCCGAATTGCCCCTGGACACGGACGGGGTGGTGATCAAGCTGGACGACCTGGCGGCCCGCGCCCGCCTCGGCTGGACGGCCAAGGTCCCCCGCTGGGCCTTGGCCCGCAAGTTCGCCGCCACGGCCGTGCGCACGCGCCTGCGGGCCATCACCTGGCAGGTGGGACGCACGGGCGTCCTCACCCCCGTCGCCGAGCTGGAGCCCGTGCAGGTGCAGGGCTCCACCATTGCCCGTGCCACCCTGCACAACGAGGATGAGATCCGGCGGCGCGGCATCCGCCCCGGCCAGCTGGTCTGGGTGGAGAAGGGGGGGGACGTCATCCCCAAGGTGACGGGCCCGGCCGAGGAGGCGACGGGTCTGCCCGAGGTGGCCTGGCCCGCCGGCTGTCCCGAGTGCGGCCATGAGCTTGTGCGCGAGGAGGGCGAGGCGGCCCGGCGCTGCCCCAATCCCGCCTGTCCGGCCGTGCGCCAGGCGGCCATCGAGCACTTCGCCGGACGGGGCGCCCTGGACATGGACGGCCTGGGCGAACGCCTCATCGCCGAGCTGATCCGCACCGGCGCCCTGCGCACGGCGGCCGACCTCTTCCACCTGCGCCGGGAGCAGCTGCTCGCATGTGAACGAATGGCTGAGAAAAGTGCGGCGAAAGTCTTGAAAGCCATTGACGAAGCCCGGCGTAGACCCCCCAGCCGCCTGCTCTTCGCCCTGGGGGTGCGCGGCGTGGGCGAGCGCGCCGCCCGGGTCCTGCTGCGCCATGCCGGCAGCCTGGCCAAGCTCGCCCGTCTCCCGGCCTCCGAGCTGGAGAGCCTTGACGGCGTCGGCCCGCGCACGGCGGCCAGCCTGCGGGCCTGGTTCGACCTGGCCGACAATCAGGAGCTGCTGCAGCGCCTGGCGGAGGGGGGGGTGGATCTGGAACGGCGCGAAGAGGAGAGTGCCGGACAGGGCCGGGACAATCCCTTCGTCGGCAAGACGGTGGTCCTGACCGGCAGTCTCGCTGGCCTGGACCGCGTGGCGGCCCGGGAGCGTCTGGAGGCCCTGGGGGCCCGGGTCAGCTCCTCCGTCTCGCCGCGCACCGCCCTGGTGGTGGCGGGCGCCGAGGCCGGGAGCAAGCTGAAAAAGGCGATGGAGCTGGGAATACCTGTCATGCATGAAGAGGAATTCATGAGCGTCCTGCGCACGCTGGGGGAGACAAGGGCGGAAAAGCCCTGA
- the efp gene encoding elongation factor P, producing MASTADFRNGLTFLHDGEIFRIVEFQHVKPGKGGAFVRTKIKNVRTGRVLEPTFRSGEKIEIVRLESRKLQYLYQDANGYVFMDNESFDQLHLPGHLVEEVIDLMKENTEVDVLFHGEEALGIELPQSVDLRIVETEPNDKGDTASGSKKPARLETGATVNVPFFVGEGEVIRVDTRKREYVERVKG from the coding sequence ATGGCCTCCACTGCCGACTTTCGCAACGGACTGACCTTTTTGCATGACGGCGAGATCTTCCGCATTGTGGAGTTCCAGCACGTCAAGCCGGGCAAGGGCGGCGCCTTCGTGCGCACCAAGATCAAGAACGTGCGCACCGGCCGTGTGCTGGAGCCCACCTTCCGCTCCGGGGAGAAGATCGAGATCGTCCGCCTGGAGAGCCGCAAGCTCCAGTACCTCTACCAGGACGCCAACGGCTACGTCTTCATGGACAACGAGAGCTTCGACCAGCTCCACCTGCCCGGCCACTTGGTCGAGGAGGTGATCGACCTGATGAAGGAGAACACGGAGGTGGACGTCCTTTTCCATGGCGAGGAGGCGCTGGGCATCGAGTTGCCGCAGTCCGTCGACCTGCGCATCGTGGAGACGGAGCCCAACGACAAGGGCGACACGGCCTCCGGCTCCAAGAAGCCGGCCCGGCTGGAGACGGGCGCCACCGTCAACGTGCCCTTCTTCGTGGGCGAGGGCGAAGTGATCCGGGTGGACACCAGAAAGCGCGAATACGTGGAACGGGTGAAGGGGTAA
- the accB gene encoding acetyl-CoA carboxylase biotin carboxyl carrier protein: protein MDFNEIRKLVLLVEKAAISSLEVEEGEFSIRIEKHPHQAPASPMAQTMYAPPPSPAHQPAPAAPAAAAGGESPVPSHLLEVKAPMVGTYYRSPGPDKEPFVKLGDRISPGQTLCILEAMKIMNEIEAEVGGRIVEILVENAQPVQFDQVLFRIEP from the coding sequence ATGGATTTCAACGAGATCCGCAAGCTCGTGCTGCTCGTGGAGAAGGCCGCCATCTCCTCCCTGGAAGTGGAGGAGGGTGAGTTCAGCATCCGCATCGAGAAGCATCCGCATCAGGCTCCGGCGTCGCCCATGGCGCAGACCATGTACGCCCCGCCGCCGTCCCCAGCCCACCAGCCGGCTCCCGCCGCGCCGGCGGCGGCCGCAGGCGGGGAAAGCCCCGTCCCCTCCCACCTGCTGGAGGTGAAGGCGCCCATGGTGGGCACCTACTACCGGTCGCCGGGACCGGACAAGGAACCCTTCGTCAAGCTGGGGGACCGCATCAGCCCGGGGCAGACCCTCTGCATCCTGGAGGCGATGAAGATCATGAACGAGATCGAGGCCGAAGTGGGGGGGAGGATCGTCGAGATCCTGGTGGAGAACGCCCAGCCCGTCCAGTTCGACCAGGTCCTGTTCCGCATCGAGCCCTGA
- the accC gene encoding acetyl-CoA carboxylase biotin carboxylase subunit, whose protein sequence is MFKRMLIANRGEIALRIIRACRELDIESVAVYSTADAESLHVRFADDAVCIGPPPSSESYLNTRAILTAAQITQCDALHPGYGFLAENAAFADMCRDHDLAFVGPRGDVIRRMGDKAEAKRTMREAGVPCIPGSPGLIEGLDEARAFAEEVGYPVILKATAGGGGRGMRVARSADELENAFSTARAEAEAGFGNAGLYLEKFLEHPRHVELQILGDKLGNVIHLMERDCSIQRRHQKLVEECPSPAVGPELREQMGAAAVNAARAVGYDSAGTMEFLLEDGRFYFMEMNTRIQVEHPVTEMVTGVDLIRQMILAAAGLPIEFRQEDIRIVGHAIECRINAEDPAKGFRPHAGLVKALHVPGGIGVRVDSHIYQGYQIPSNYDSLLGKLIVHAPTRTKALDRMKRALGEYIIEGVRTTIPFHLQLMADPAFRSGDFDIKFLESWTYQG, encoded by the coding sequence GTGTTCAAACGCATGCTCATCGCCAACCGGGGCGAGATCGCGCTGCGCATCATCCGCGCCTGCCGGGAGCTGGACATCGAGAGCGTGGCGGTCTATTCCACCGCCGACGCCGAGAGTCTGCATGTCCGCTTCGCCGATGACGCCGTCTGCATCGGGCCGCCGCCCTCGAGCGAGAGCTATCTCAACACGCGGGCCATCCTCACCGCCGCCCAGATCACCCAGTGCGACGCCCTCCATCCCGGCTACGGTTTCCTGGCGGAGAACGCCGCCTTCGCCGACATGTGCCGGGACCACGACCTGGCCTTTGTCGGGCCGCGGGGGGACGTCATCCGCCGCATGGGGGACAAGGCCGAGGCCAAGCGCACCATGCGCGAGGCGGGGGTGCCCTGCATCCCGGGCAGTCCGGGCCTGATCGAGGGCCTGGACGAGGCCCGCGCCTTCGCCGAGGAGGTGGGCTACCCCGTCATTTTGAAGGCGACGGCGGGAGGCGGTGGTCGCGGCATGCGCGTGGCCCGCTCCGCCGATGAGCTGGAGAACGCGTTCAGCACCGCCCGCGCCGAAGCCGAGGCTGGTTTCGGCAACGCCGGCCTCTACCTGGAGAAGTTCCTCGAGCATCCCCGCCACGTGGAGCTGCAGATCCTGGGCGACAAGCTGGGCAACGTCATCCATCTGATGGAGCGCGACTGCTCCATCCAGCGGCGCCACCAGAAGCTGGTCGAGGAATGCCCCAGCCCGGCGGTCGGCCCGGAGCTGCGCGAGCAGATGGGCGCCGCCGCGGTCAATGCGGCCCGGGCGGTGGGCTACGACAGCGCCGGCACGATGGAGTTCCTCCTGGAGGACGGCCGCTTCTACTTCATGGAGATGAACACGCGCATCCAGGTGGAGCATCCCGTCACCGAGATGGTGACGGGCGTGGACCTCATCCGCCAGATGATCCTGGCGGCCGCAGGCCTGCCCATCGAGTTCCGCCAGGAGGACATCCGCATCGTCGGACACGCCATCGAGTGCCGCATCAACGCCGAGGATCCGGCCAAAGGCTTCCGCCCGCACGCCGGCCTGGTGAAGGCCCTCCATGTGCCGGGCGGGATCGGCGTCCGGGTGGACAGCCACATCTACCAGGGTTACCAGATCCCCTCCAACTACGACAGCCTGCTGGGCAAGCTGATCGTCCACGCCCCCACCCGGACCAAGGCCCTGGACCGGATGAAGCGGGCCCTGGGCGAGTACATCATCGAGGGGGTGCGCACCACCATCCCCTTCCACCTGCAGTTGATGGCCGATCCGGCCTTCCGCAGCGGCGACTTCGACATCAAGTTTCTCGAAAGCTGGACATACCAAGGCTAA
- the gcvH gene encoding glycine cleavage system protein GcvH, whose product MNIPGNLLYTEEHEWVLVEEGTVLIGITDHAQGELGDIVDVQLFEVGAEFQKGQSIGTIDAVKATADLYAPVSGIIQEINEDLPDAPDTLNQDPYGRGWIYRIRLTDLAELDELLSPDDYEEHIDI is encoded by the coding sequence ATGAACATTCCGGGCAACCTGCTCTACACGGAAGAGCACGAATGGGTGCTGGTCGAAGAGGGCACCGTGCTCATCGGCATCACGGACCACGCCCAGGGCGAGCTGGGGGACATCGTCGACGTGCAGCTCTTCGAGGTGGGCGCGGAATTCCAGAAGGGCCAGAGCATCGGCACCATCGACGCCGTCAAGGCCACGGCCGACCTCTATGCCCCCGTCTCCGGCATTATCCAGGAAATCAACGAGGACCTGCCCGACGCCCCGGACACCCTCAACCAGGATCCCTACGGCCGGGGCTGGATCTACCGCATCCGCCTGACCGATCTCGCCGAGCTGGACGAGCTGCTCAGCCCGGACGACTACGAGGAGCACATCGACATTTAG
- the gcvPA gene encoding aminomethyl-transferring glycine dehydrogenase subunit GcvPA gives MPYISNTDADRRSMLSAIGVERFEDLLESVPADLRLRQPLDLPAPLSEAALVRAVGDLAAANRPVPPQDCYLGGGAYVTHLPEAVRSLALRSEFITAYTPYQAEVSQGTLQTIFEFQTMISELAGLDLANASLYDGATALVEAVRMALAVAREKDKGRRRVLVTPHLLPRWREVLATYFHPLRGQVTLDFLPVEGTRLAPDRLRGCLGDDVAALVVQSPNALGLVEDVAPLAAAAHEAGALLIQAFDPIAVALFQCPGEAGADIAVAEGQSIAQPLQFGGPYLGLFAARGDLVKQMPGRLIGETVDTEGTRGFVLAFQTREQHIRREKATSNICTNQALVATFATINLALLGPVGLREKAQALYTRASWLAGQAARLPGVQVLGEGERFREVALSVPGRDAVLARLAAEGLLGGLPLPPELAREGLLVAVNEWQEEADLRRWLDAMARALKGELSHD, from the coding sequence ATGCCCTACATCAGCAATACGGACGCCGATCGCCGGTCCATGCTGTCGGCCATCGGCGTGGAGCGCTTCGAGGATCTCCTCGAGAGCGTCCCCGCAGACCTGCGCCTGCGCCAACCGCTGGATCTGCCCGCCCCGCTGTCGGAGGCGGCGCTTGTCCGCGCCGTGGGCGACCTGGCCGCCGCCAACCGGCCGGTGCCGCCCCAGGACTGCTACCTGGGCGGGGGCGCCTACGTGACCCACCTGCCCGAGGCGGTCCGCAGCCTGGCCCTGCGCAGCGAGTTCATCACCGCCTACACGCCCTACCAGGCCGAGGTCAGCCAGGGCACGCTGCAGACCATCTTTGAATTCCAAACGATGATCAGCGAACTGGCCGGTCTGGACCTGGCCAACGCCTCCCTCTACGATGGCGCCACGGCGCTGGTGGAAGCCGTGCGCATGGCCCTGGCCGTCGCCCGGGAGAAGGACAAGGGCCGGCGCCGCGTGCTGGTGACGCCCCATCTGCTGCCCCGCTGGCGGGAGGTGCTGGCCACCTACTTCCATCCGCTGCGCGGGCAGGTGACCCTTGACTTCCTCCCGGTGGAGGGCACGCGGCTGGCGCCCGACCGGCTGCGCGGCTGCCTGGGGGACGACGTGGCGGCGCTGGTGGTGCAGAGCCCCAACGCCCTGGGCTTGGTGGAGGACGTGGCGCCCCTGGCCGCCGCGGCCCATGAAGCGGGTGCGCTGCTCATCCAGGCCTTTGATCCCATCGCCGTGGCCCTCTTCCAGTGTCCGGGCGAGGCGGGCGCCGACATCGCGGTGGCGGAGGGGCAGTCCATCGCCCAGCCCCTGCAGTTCGGCGGCCCCTACCTGGGCCTCTTCGCCGCCCGGGGCGACCTGGTCAAGCAGATGCCCGGCCGCCTCATCGGCGAGACGGTGGACACGGAGGGCACGCGCGGCTTCGTGCTGGCCTTCCAGACCCGCGAGCAGCACATCCGGCGGGAGAAAGCCACCAGCAACATCTGCACGAACCAGGCCCTGGTGGCCACCTTCGCCACCATCAACCTGGCGCTGCTGGGGCCGGTCGGCCTGCGCGAAAAGGCCCAGGCCCTCTACACGCGGGCCTCCTGGCTGGCTGGGCAGGCGGCCCGCCTGCCCGGCGTCCAGGTGCTGGGGGAGGGCGAGCGCTTCCGCGAGGTGGCCCTCAGCGTGCCCGGGCGGGACGCCGTGCTGGCCCGCCTGGCGGCCGAGGGGCTGCTGGGCGGCCTGCCGTTGCCGCCCGAGCTGGCCAGGGAGGGCCTGCTCGTGGCGGTCAATGAGTGGCAGGAGGAGGCGGATCTGCGCCGCTGGCTGGACGCCATGGCGCGGGCCCTCAAGGGGGAGCTGTCCCATGACTGA
- the gcvPB gene encoding aminomethyl-transferring glycine dehydrogenase subunit GcvPB, translating to MTDLIFEKSRPGAGSFTAATGGVSFGGLAPRRPAALARTRPLALPELPEGEVVRHYLHLSTLNHHVDKDFYPLGSCTMKYNPKVNDALALLPGFTGLHPEQSSAEAGGALRLLWELGEALKEISGMDAVTLQPVAGAHGELTALFMIRAWHEKQGRARRKVVIPDAAHGTNPASITMAGYEVVQVKSAADGCMDLAALKAALDEDVAAFMITNPNTVGIFERHIVEINAMVHEVGALSYMDGANLNALLGIVKAGELGFDVMHINLHKTFSVPHGGGGPGAGPLVVKGRLAPFLPSPLPVLEEGRVRWRKTGPDSIGKVHAYFGNFGALVRAHAYIRRLGAPGLKRVAENAIINANYVRAGLQDLYRLGFPGIPLHEVVFSAVNQKKLGYKASHIAKRLLDFGMHAPTTYFPLIVPEALMVEPTETESRATLDRFIAAMRQIHAECEAKDPLLDSAPNLTPVRKLDDVRAVKQPRLRWRPEPAGHADSA from the coding sequence ATGACTGATCTCATCTTCGAGAAGTCGCGGCCGGGCGCCGGATCCTTCACCGCCGCCACGGGGGGCGTCTCCTTCGGCGGACTGGCGCCGCGCCGACCGGCCGCCCTGGCCCGGACGCGGCCCCTGGCCCTGCCCGAACTGCCCGAGGGCGAGGTGGTGCGCCACTACCTGCACCTGTCCACGCTCAACCATCATGTGGACAAGGACTTCTACCCCCTGGGCTCCTGCACGATGAAGTACAACCCCAAGGTCAACGACGCCCTGGCCCTGCTGCCCGGCTTCACCGGCCTGCATCCCGAGCAATCCTCGGCGGAGGCCGGGGGCGCTCTGCGCCTGCTCTGGGAGCTGGGCGAGGCGCTGAAGGAGATCAGCGGAATGGACGCCGTCACCCTGCAGCCGGTGGCGGGCGCCCATGGCGAGCTGACCGCCCTCTTCATGATCCGGGCCTGGCATGAGAAACAGGGGCGGGCCCGCCGCAAGGTGGTCATCCCCGACGCCGCCCACGGCACCAACCCCGCCTCCATCACCATGGCCGGCTACGAGGTGGTGCAGGTGAAAAGCGCGGCGGACGGCTGCATGGACCTCGCGGCGCTCAAGGCCGCCCTGGACGAGGACGTGGCCGCCTTCATGATCACCAACCCCAACACGGTGGGCATCTTCGAGCGCCACATCGTCGAGATCAATGCCATGGTTCATGAGGTGGGGGCGCTCTCCTACATGGACGGCGCCAACCTCAACGCCCTGCTCGGCATCGTCAAGGCCGGCGAGCTGGGCTTCGACGTGATGCACATCAACCTGCACAAGACCTTCAGCGTCCCCCATGGCGGCGGCGGCCCCGGGGCCGGTCCGCTCGTGGTCAAGGGCCGGCTTGCCCCCTTCCTGCCCAGCCCGCTGCCCGTGCTGGAGGAAGGTCGCGTGCGCTGGCGCAAGACGGGCCCCGACAGCATCGGCAAGGTGCACGCCTACTTCGGCAATTTCGGGGCGCTGGTGCGGGCCCACGCCTACATCCGGCGCTTGGGGGCGCCTGGACTGAAGCGGGTGGCGGAGAACGCCATCATCAACGCCAACTACGTGCGGGCCGGCCTGCAGGACCTCTACCGCCTGGGCTTCCCTGGCATCCCCCTGCACGAGGTGGTGTTCAGCGCCGTCAACCAGAAGAAGCTGGGCTACAAGGCCAGCCACATCGCCAAGCGCCTGCTCGACTTCGGCATGCACGCCCCCACCACCTACTTCCCGCTCATCGTGCCGGAGGCCTTGATGGTGGAGCCCACCGAGACGGAGAGCCGCGCCACCCTGGACCGCTTCATCGCCGCCATGCGCCAGATCCACGCCGAGTGCGAGGCGAAGGATCCGCTGCTGGACAGCGCGCCCAACCTGACGCCGGTGCGCAAGCTGGACGACGTGCGGGCGGTCAAACAGCCGCGCCTGCGCTGGCGCCCGGAGCCCGCGGGCCATGCTGACTCCGCCTGA
- a CDS encoding helicase C-terminal domain-containing protein yields the protein MLTPPEALLRALDLERFVALDLETTGLEESCDIIELGLACYEAGQVRSRISTLVRPTQPVPPRILQLTGIDPRKLKKAPSPAEALPAALEAIGSSPVVAHNLAFDQGVLTRAAARAGIAWQPARPGLDTVPLARVLLPTIASHRLADVAAHLAIPLEKAHRALDDAEAAGGILLRLIALGSGLDLALLQRLCLLAHGSGDPQEALFHGLRDWVRAQGETGAWRANQPLGREPHYRAPGGPDAAPPFRAEEWFGPEGRLQASVEGFRHRPQQEEMARAVGALLADPAPEEGPLCLVAEAATGTGKSFAYLLPALLTGAARREAGGGPVVVSTHTRHLQDQLFHQDIPRLGRLLERPLEAVLLKGRGNYLCGHRLERLLDEAQERVGPADRLALMPLVTWAAITRSGDVEECTGFRAVHLGRLWSQVRSEGTACANPACRAAASRAGERAVCWGGRARQAAQGAHLIVVNHSLLLADLGVDHGVLGSFETLIVDEAHQFGRAADQHLRRSFSFQHLEGRLRGLHDPQGQGRGLFRQTRNRWNTLLPEEALREKGQRALEEAAAACDEALAVVVAARAALAEVQRARHGESLQRNRYTHKERLRGANNPLRLLSADCRRLEPALAALLRSLATLATILEEAREEQIQPQLGELKGVGEALAGDAECFALIHGEEDDEGEAVLWVEIHPVTLESTFHRLPLEPGRRLATELWGPLKRILLTSATLTVAGRFDWLLDRLGLSALPGAPRCVAFESPFQLPRQARFLVPTWLPEASGREAEAFAQALAALVAACSERHGRGTLILFTSYALLSRCHLALLRELDQKRFPLLAQGLDGSRTELLERFRASGGSVLLGVDSFWEGVDLPGEALQLLVMTKLPFDVPGEPLIDARSERIQARGGNAFRDLSVPEAVIRFRQGFGRLIRHESDKGVFLLLDARVVRKEYGQTFLGSLPLKHQMVLREEDLHRELRAFFG from the coding sequence ATGCTGACTCCGCCTGAGGCCCTGCTCCGCGCCCTGGACCTGGAGCGCTTTGTCGCCCTGGACCTGGAGACGACGGGGCTGGAGGAGAGCTGCGACATCATCGAGCTGGGCCTGGCCTGCTATGAAGCGGGTCAGGTCCGTTCACGCATCTCCACCCTGGTCCGGCCCACGCAACCAGTCCCGCCGCGCATCCTGCAATTGACGGGCATCGATCCCCGCAAGCTCAAGAAGGCCCCCTCCCCCGCGGAGGCCCTGCCCGCCGCCTTGGAAGCCATCGGGAGCTCGCCCGTGGTCGCCCACAATCTGGCCTTCGACCAGGGTGTGCTCACCCGCGCCGCGGCCCGGGCCGGGATTGCCTGGCAGCCGGCCCGGCCCGGGCTGGACACGGTGCCCCTGGCCCGCGTCCTGCTGCCCACCATCGCCAGCCACCGGCTGGCCGACGTGGCGGCCCATCTCGCCATCCCGCTGGAGAAGGCCCATCGCGCCCTGGATGACGCCGAGGCGGCGGGGGGAATCCTTCTGCGCCTGATCGCCCTGGGCAGCGGGCTGGACTTGGCCCTGCTCCAGCGGCTTTGCCTGCTCGCCCACGGCAGCGGCGATCCCCAGGAGGCCCTCTTCCATGGCCTGCGCGACTGGGTGCGGGCCCAGGGCGAGACGGGCGCCTGGCGCGCCAACCAGCCCCTGGGCCGCGAGCCGCACTATCGCGCGCCGGGCGGACCGGACGCGGCGCCGCCCTTCCGGGCCGAGGAGTGGTTCGGACCGGAGGGTCGCCTGCAGGCCTCGGTGGAAGGCTTCCGGCACCGTCCGCAACAGGAGGAGATGGCCCGCGCGGTGGGGGCGCTGCTGGCGGATCCCGCACCCGAGGAGGGTCCGCTCTGCCTGGTGGCCGAGGCGGCCACGGGCACGGGCAAGTCCTTCGCCTATCTGCTGCCCGCCCTGCTCACCGGCGCCGCCCGCCGGGAGGCGGGGGGCGGGCCGGTGGTCGTCTCCACCCACACGCGGCACCTGCAGGACCAGCTCTTCCACCAGGACATCCCGCGTCTGGGTCGGCTGCTGGAGAGGCCACTGGAGGCCGTATTGCTCAAGGGGCGGGGCAACTACCTGTGCGGCCACCGGCTGGAGCGCCTGCTGGACGAGGCCCAGGAGCGCGTGGGACCCGCCGACCGCCTCGCCCTCATGCCGCTGGTGACCTGGGCGGCGATCACGCGCAGCGGGGACGTGGAGGAGTGCACGGGCTTCCGCGCCGTCCATCTGGGCCGGCTGTGGAGCCAAGTGCGCAGCGAGGGGACGGCCTGCGCCAATCCCGCCTGCCGCGCCGCGGCCTCCCGCGCCGGCGAGCGGGCGGTCTGCTGGGGCGGCCGGGCGCGCCAGGCCGCCCAGGGCGCCCATCTCATCGTGGTGAACCACAGCCTGCTCCTCGCCGACCTGGGGGTGGACCACGGCGTGCTTGGCTCCTTCGAGACCCTCATCGTGGACGAGGCCCACCAGTTCGGCCGGGCGGCCGACCAGCACCTGCGCCGCAGCTTCTCCTTCCAGCACCTGGAAGGCCGCCTGCGCGGCCTCCATGATCCCCAGGGCCAGGGGCGGGGCCTGTTCCGCCAGACCCGCAACCGCTGGAACACGCTCCTGCCGGAGGAGGCCTTGCGTGAAAAGGGCCAGCGCGCCCTCGAGGAGGCGGCCGCCGCCTGCGACGAGGCGCTCGCGGTCGTGGTCGCGGCCCGCGCCGCCCTGGCGGAGGTGCAGCGCGCGCGTCACGGCGAGAGCCTGCAGCGCAACCGCTACACCCACAAGGAGCGCCTGCGCGGCGCCAACAATCCCCTGCGGCTGCTGAGCGCCGACTGCAGGCGGCTTGAACCCGCCCTGGCCGCCCTGCTGCGCAGCCTGGCCACCCTCGCCACCATCCTTGAGGAGGCGCGCGAGGAGCAGATCCAGCCGCAGCTGGGCGAGCTGAAGGGAGTGGGCGAGGCCCTGGCCGGGGACGCCGAGTGCTTCGCCCTGATCCACGGCGAGGAGGATGACGAGGGCGAGGCGGTCCTGTGGGTGGAGATTCATCCCGTCACCCTGGAGAGCACCTTCCATCGCCTGCCCCTCGAGCCCGGCCGCCGCCTGGCCACCGAGCTGTGGGGTCCGCTCAAGCGGATCCTGCTCACCAGCGCCACCCTGACCGTGGCGGGGCGCTTCGACTGGCTGCTGGACCGCCTGGGCCTCTCCGCCCTGCCCGGCGCGCCGCGCTGCGTCGCCTTCGAGAGCCCCTTCCAGCTGCCGCGCCAGGCCCGCTTCCTGGTGCCGACCTGGCTGCCCGAAGCATCCGGCCGCGAGGCGGAGGCCTTCGCCCAGGCGCTGGCCGCCCTGGTGGCCGCGTGCAGCGAGCGGCACGGCCGGGGCACCCTGATCCTCTTCACCAGCTACGCCCTGCTCAGCCGCTGCCACCTGGCCCTGCTGCGCGAGCTGGACCAGAAGCGCTTCCCCCTCCTCGCCCAGGGCCTGGACGGTTCCCGCACCGAGCTCCTGGAGCGCTTCCGCGCCTCGGGCGGCTCCGTCCTGCTGGGGGTGGACTCCTTCTGGGAAGGGGTGGATCTGCCGGGCGAGGCCCTGCAGCTGCTGGTCATGACCAAGCTGCCCTTCGACGTGCCCGGCGAGCCGCTCATCGACGCCCGTTCCGAACGCATCCAGGCCCGCGGCGGCAACGCCTTTCGCGACCTGAGCGTGCCCGAGGCGGTGATCCGCTTTCGCCAGGGCTTCGGCCGCCTCATCCGCCATGAGTCGGACAAGGGCGTTTTCCTCTTGCTGGATGCGCGGGTGGTGCGCAAGGAGTACGGCCAGACCTTCCTGGGCAGCCTGCCCCTCAAGCACCAGATGGTGCTGCGGGAGGAGGACCTGCACCGGGAGTTGCGGGCCTTCTTCGGATAA